CCCACCCCAGGCACCGCCCCTGCGTGCCACTGCGGAAGACATTCCGCTCGATGTCGTCTACGAAGATGACGATCTCGCGATCATCAACAAGCCCGCGGGAATGCTTGTTCATGCCGGCACCGGCAATGCCGAAGATCCGCGCAACAGCGGAACCCTGGTTAATGCATTGCTGCACCGCTTCGGCGCGCTCTCCGAAGTCAACGGAGAACTTCGCCCCGGCATCGTTCATCGTCTCGACAAGGACACCAGCGGCCTGATCGTTGTCGCGAAAAACGATGTTTCGCATCGGCGACTGAGCACACAGTTCGCCTCGCGCGAGGTGAACAAACGCTACATCGCCCTAGTACACGGACACATTAAGCAAGACAGTGGCACGGTCGCTGCTTCCATCAGCCGCGACAACGTGCGCCGCACTCGGATGACAACCAAGCTCACCGGTGGCCGCGAGGCCGTGTCGCACTACAAAGTCCTGGAGCGCGTAACTTCGCCTTACGGGCGCTTCACCCTGGTTGAGGTCAAGATCGAGACAGGGCGCACGCACCAAATACGTGTACATCTGTCATCCATCGGCCACGCCGTCGTGGGCGACACGCTTTACGGCGCGCCCGCGACCTTATCCGCCCAGACACTCGATCGCGAGGCGCGAGGGAATGCGATCTCCACACGCACGGAAGCGAAGAAGGCCGACGCCCGACGCGAACGCCCGGTGGCGACCGAAACGAAAGCTTTGTCCCTGAAGAGAAACTTCTTGCATGCTGCTGCTATCGAACTGAAGCACCCACGCACAAGCGCGCCACTGGCTTTTGCCCGGCCGCTCCCGCCGGACTTGCAGGAGTTCCTTGCCCGGCTGAGAGCTTAAGTAATACCAGGTCCGTCACTGGCCCTTGCGCTGCCTGCGCACCATAGGGAACGTACTTCCGGACGTGGAGACATGGCGGAACAGAGCGTATAATGAGAGTTCCGATGAAAAATTGGCTTATCGTTTTGAGTGCTGCCGTTGCCCTGCTTGTTCCGGCCTCGGCGCAGCAGTCCGCGAAGGAACTGCCCTCGGCCCCGTCGGCGACGGTACAGCAGCAACAGCAGAAAAACACTCCGCCCAGCGCGCCGGTACAGCAGGCCAAGCCGGATGCCACGAAGCCATCAGCGTCGAACACGCAGCCGTCCGCCACGCCGCCAGCGACAACTCCATCTGATGGGCAGAGCACGCCGAAAGCCGGAGGTAGTGTCGCTCCGCAATCGCAGCCGCCAGCAGCGCAATCCGCTCAACAACCGAACGGTAGTTCGCAACAAGCGCCGGAAACGGAAGGTGACCCGATTGAGACCTTCCGCGTGAAGGTCAGTGAGGTGAACCTTATCTTCACCGTCACCGATAAGCGCGGCCGCTTCGTAAAGGATCTCAAGAAGGACGACATACGCGTCCTGGACGACAACAAGCCACCTGCGTCGATTGTCAATTTCCGCAGCGAGACCGATCTTCCGTTGCGCGTCGGCCTGCTTGTCGATTCCTCAAACTCCATTCGCGACCGCTTCAAGTTTGAGCAGGAAGCCGCGATCGAGTTCCTCAACCAGATTGTTCGGCCCAAATCCGACCAGGCGTTTGTGATTGGCTTTGACTCGGCAGCCGAGGTCACACAGGACTTTACCGACAGTACGGAAAAACTCTCCAAGGGCGTACGTGTGCTTCGTCCTGGCGGAGGCACCGCGCTCTTCGACGCCGTCTTCTTCGCCTGCCGCGACAAGCTCATGAACGCCAGTGCCGCTGGCCCCACTCGCCGGGCGATCATCCTGCTCAGCGATGGTGAGGATAACCAGAGCCGCGTCACCCGTGAAGAAGCGATCGAAATGGCGCAACGCGCGGAAGTCATCGTTTACGCCATTTCCACGAACATCAGCGGTGTAAAAACGCGCGGAGACAAAGTCCTTGAGCGCTTTGCCGAAACCACCGGTGGACGTACGTTCTTCCCGTTCAAGTTGCAGGACGTAGCCGACGCCTTCTCGGAAATTCAGGACGAACTGCGCAGCCAGTACGCCGTTGCATACAAGCCGGCTGACTTCGTCGCCGACGGACGCTATCGCCCTATTGCGATCTCAGCCGCCAACCAGAAGAACCTGCGAGTCCGCGCTCGGAAGGGGTATTACGCTCCCAAGCAGTGAAGAGTAGTGGATAGAGATAATTGAGCGTGAATAGTTAAAGCCCGGCGCGCGAGCCGGGCTTTTGATTTTTACCTGCCGACCTGGACTGGGCTCTATTGCTGACGAAAGTGTTTATGCGTGATTCTTCGCTTCGCTCAAAATGATGCTCTTGTGTTTCGCTGCTTCGCGTTTCACTGCTTGGTGGCGTAGTACCCCTTGCGTGACTGCACCTTAAAGCCCTCAGCCGTTGTCTTGATCTCGACCTTCCGGTATGTCCCATCATGCTTCTGGTTGGTGGGCGTGTATCCGATCGAGTACTGGCTACGTAGTTCGTTCGAAATTTGCTGGAACGCTTCCCTCAGTTTCTTCGATTCATTGCCAACTTCGATTACGCGCCCGCCTGTTTCCTGGGCGAGCTTCTTCATTTCGCCTGCGCCGAAGCCGTTGTATTGCGCATTGTCTTCGATCAGCAGCACATAGCAGATCGCGTCCGACTTCTGCGCTGCCTCAATCGCATCCCTGACGGAGATTTGGCTGCCCTGGTCCTCGCCATCGGTCAGAATGATCATCGCCTTGCGGCCGACCTCCTGCTTCAGTTTCTCGTCCGAACCCAGGAAGATTGCGTCGTAAAGCAGTGTGCCGCGCGGCCTGCTCACCGGCACCGGTCCCTGGCCGATTCCCGGCACGCCGCCGCTGCCGCCTCCTGTATTCACCCGCGCCCTGTTCAGGGCGGCACGCAGCGACTGGCCTGAGGAAGTAAAGTCCTGCAGCAACTCCACGTTGACATCGAAACTGATGACGAAAGCCAAGTCCTTGTCACGCAAGACGTCCCGTAAGAACTGGCTGCCGGCCTCCTGCTCAAACGGCAGAACCCGCGTTTGGCTTCCGCTCGTATCGATCATGAGCCCGAGTGTAAGCGGCTGGTTGCTCTCCGCAGTGAAGTACTTGATGGTCTGCGGCTTGCCGTCTTCGAAGACCTGGAAATCCTCCTTCTTCAGGCTTGGGATCAGCGCACCCTTTTTGTCCTTCACGTTGAAATACAAACTGACGACGTTAACGTCCACCTTGAAGGTCTCAAGGGGCTCCTGATCCTGCTGCTGTTGACTACCTGCCTGTTGCGATGCGCTCTGCGGCGCGCTGTTCTGTGCCGGGGCTGGCAAGGGCACTGCCGTCAGCCAACATGCAATCGCAAATAGCAGACCCAGTCGGATTCCAAGTCGCATAGCTTCTCTCGGCCGCCGTGGTGTTCTAGTATGTAAATGCAGTTCTATACACTTAGTTGCAGGTTATCGTAAAACAGCAGCTTTGCGTTGGTCGCAAAGGGGGCAGCATGTCCAGAGTGATTGCGAGAATGAGCGTAACGGTGGTTCTCCTGGGGGCGTTCATGTTCCCGTCCTCCATCCCGGCTCAGCAGAACGTCCCGAATGCTCCCACGCCGCAGAACGATGTCCCAGACGCACCTTCGGCTTCCAAGCCCGTGCTGACCATGCCGAACTCGACGGCACCTACGCGTCCGGCACCTTCCAGCAACCCGCCTTCCGCGAACCCGGCGTCCAGTAAACCGCCCGCAAGCAACTCGCCCTCGGGTAACCAAGCTGACCCGCCAGCGTCAGAGAACGCCGGGACGCCAGCAGCAGCAGCCGACCAGCAGCAGCCTGCGCCGCCGCAGCCGCAGGTTCGAACCGTTCCTCAAGGCGGCGAAACACAGATGAAGGGCAGCGAACGCGACCAGCTCTTTACCCTGGTCAAGCCTGTCAACTTCGTGCTCGTTCCCGTGACCGTCAAAGACACTTCGGGACGGCCAATCTATGGATTGCTCCGCGAAAATTTCTCGATTTTTGAAGACGGCAACAAGCAAAACGTTCGATTCTTCACCAGCGATCCGTTCCCGATTTCGGCCGCCGTCGTCGTTGACGCCGGTATGGCCGACGTAGCGTTGCGCAGGGTGCAGGACACCGTCGCCTCCCTTGGCGGCGCGTTTAGCGAATTCGACGAGCTAGCCGTTTACACTTACGGAAACACGGTCAAACAGCAGCAGGATTTTGCCGCCGCCCTGAGCGACAAGTCCACCGCAACCCTGCGCAAATTGAAGCAGGTGGAAGGACGTACGGGCGGCGTGGCCGTGAATTCCGGCCCCATGGTAAGTGGCCCAACCATCAACGGACGTCCCGCCGATCCCGGCACCTACCGAACCGCGACCAGCAGTACGCGCAACATGGAACCCTCGCGCGTACTGAATGACGCCATCCTGCGTGCCGCCATCGATCTCTCGAAGCGTGATCGCACGCGTCGCAAGATCATCTTCGTCATCAGCGAAGGCCGCGAAGATGGCAGTGTCGCAAGCTATAGCGACGTCCTGAAAGTTCTGCTCTCGAACGAGGTCACGTTGTACGCAGTCGCCGTGGATTCTGCCGCCATCCCCGGCTATGGCACGCTGAGCAAAATTCGTCTGCCCCGCCAGGGTTACGGCAACATTCTGCCCAAGTACGCCTCCGCCACCGGCGGCGACGTAATCACCGAGTTCTCAAAAGATGCTATCGAGCGGGCATATGCCCGCATCACCGAGCAGGCGCGCAACCAGTACACGCTTGGCTACAACACCGGAGCTACTCCTTCGTCCGCTTACCGCAGTATAGAAGTACGAGTTGACCGTAGCGGCCTGAAGGTGTTCGCGCGTGACGGTTATTACCCGCTGCCGCCGCCGAGAAAGTAACCGAAACTGGAAGCCTGCACGTGAGGCATGAGAGAAGGAAGTCCTATTCGTAACCAGTGTGCGTGTGCCTTTGGTAAGTACTCATGCTGGTGACAAACACGGCACTTGGCGAGACAATCAGCTTGCGCCTGACACGCTGTGATATAAACCAAGCTGTACCCGCTTGCTCTATATTCGTCGTCCCCCGACGCGCGCGTACGACCGCGCGCACACCGATAACCTGAGGCACGCCCTTGAGTTTCATCAATTTCGCTGCCCGCGAGATTAACTGCAAGATTGTCTACTATGGCGCCGGACTCGGCGGCAAGACGACCAATTTGCAGCATATCTATGACAAAACGGCCGAGAAACAAAAGGGCAAGATGATCTCGCTGGCTACGGAAAGCGATCGAACCCTGTTCTTCGACTTCCTGCCGCTCGATCTCGGCACGGTTCGCGGCTTCAAGACGCGCTTCCATCTCTATACGGTTCCCGGACAGGTCTTTTACGATGCCAGCCGCAAGCTCATCCTGCGCGGTGTGGATGGCGTCGTCTTCGTCGCCGACTCCCAGGAAGAGCGTATGGATGCAAACATCGAAGCGCTCGAAAACCTGGTCGACAACCTGAAAGAGCACGGCTACGACCACCAGAAGATCCCGTACGTTCTGCAACTGAACAAGCGCGACCTTCCCAACGCGCTCCCCGTCGATACCCTGAAGAAAGAATTGGTCAAGCGCAACGAAGCCGTTTTTGAGGCGGTAGCGTTCCAGGGCAACGGCGTTTTCGAGACTCTCAAGGAAGTCGCGCGCCAAGTCCTCATTGAACTGAAGAAGGGCTAGTGCTTCGGCGAACGCAGCCTCAACAGATTATCTGGACGGGCAGGAAATCAGGTGGGACCTAAGCCGCGCGAGGTTCCGCCGCGTCCTCCGCTTTCTCCTCGTGGTACTCCATCTCGGTATTGACGGCCCAGATATTTGATTTATCCGTGCGGCCTGTGCGGATGTTGTCCACGGCAGTCATCGCCGTCAGCATTGAGTGATCCTGATTGTTGTACTTGTGCATGCCGTTCCGTCCAACCAGGAACAGGTTCTCGAAGCTGTCGAGGTACGAACGCACTTCCTCGAATCGCTCATACGCTCCGAAGTACGCCGGGTACGTCTTGGGTACGCGAATGACGGTCGAGTCCAGCACATCACTCTGCTGGATGATGCCTATCTGTTCCAGTTCCCGCGCCGCCAGGCCGGCCGTCTCCGAGTCAGACTTGCTCCAGAGTCCGTCCGACTCGTAACAGAAATATTCCACGCCGATCCACACCGTATTTGGATCCCGCACCATGTACGGACTCCAGTTGTTGAAGATCTGCAGGCGTCCCGCCGCAACCTCCGGCTCCTGAATGTATATCCAGTTATCCTTGATCAGCCCTGCCGGGGCGTCCTTGTCCTTTACGACCAGCCTGTTCACCAACAGCCCAACGGTGATGAAATCGCGATATTGAAGGCCATTACTGATTTCGCGCACATTCTGCGGAACATCAGCCTCGAGCGCGTTGGTCAGCTCTTTTACGGGCATGGTTGAAAAGAAATACTCGCCCCGGAACTCCCACCGATCACCGTTGCCGTCGCGAGCGTCCACAGCCACCACGCGGTGACCGTCTGTCTTGATCGCTTCCACCGCGAAGTCGGTGTATATCTCGCCACCCATGGCCTTCACCTTCTCGGCGACGATCTCCCATAGCTGCCCGGGGCCAAATTTGGGATACATGAACTGCTCGATCAAAGAGGTTTCCGTATTCTTTTGGCGCACATCCTTCGCACGAGTGAGAGCTTTCTTTAGCACGTGCGCAATCGTCTTCGAAATCGAGAGGCCTTTCACGCGCTGCGCTCCCCATTCGGCGCTGATTTTTTCGCAGGGAACTCCCCAGACCTTCTCCGTGTAGGATTTGAAAAACGTCCGGTAGAGTTCGCGGCCAAAGCGGCTGATGTAAAACTGTTCAAGATTCTCGATGCGCTTCGGCGGGAACATCGCCGTCCACATG
This DNA window, taken from Clostridia bacterium, encodes the following:
- a CDS encoding VWA domain-containing protein; protein product: MSVTVVLLGAFMFPSSIPAQQNVPNAPTPQNDVPDAPSASKPVLTMPNSTAPTRPAPSSNPPSANPASSKPPASNSPSGNQADPPASENAGTPAAAADQQQPAPPQPQVRTVPQGGETQMKGSERDQLFTLVKPVNFVLVPVTVKDTSGRPIYGLLRENFSIFEDGNKQNVRFFTSDPFPISAAVVVDAGMADVALRRVQDTVASLGGAFSEFDELAVYTYGNTVKQQQDFAAALSDKSTATLRKLKQVEGRTGGVAVNSGPMVSGPTINGRPADPGTYRTATSSTRNMEPSRVLNDAILRAAIDLSKRDRTRRKIIFVISEGREDGSVASYSDVLKVLLSNEVTLYAVAVDSAAIPGYGTLSKIRLPRQGYGNILPKYASATGGDVITEFSKDAIERAYARITEQARNQYTLGYNTGATPSSAYRSIEVRVDRSGLKVFARDGYYPLPPPRK
- a CDS encoding RluA family pseudouridine synthase; this translates as MSEQEYPTDLQVTAEDAGRRLDQFVVSQLPDVSRVRVQQLLEEGKILVDGAQAKASLRLRGIERIEVLGPPQAPPLRATAEDIPLDVVYEDDDLAIINKPAGMLVHAGTGNAEDPRNSGTLVNALLHRFGALSEVNGELRPGIVHRLDKDTSGLIVVAKNDVSHRRLSTQFASREVNKRYIALVHGHIKQDSGTVAASISRDNVRRTRMTTKLTGGREAVSHYKVLERVTSPYGRFTLVEVKIETGRTHQIRVHLSSIGHAVVGDTLYGAPATLSAQTLDREARGNAISTRTEAKKADARRERPVATETKALSLKRNFLHAAAIELKHPRTSAPLAFARPLPPDLQEFLARLRA
- a CDS encoding VWA domain-containing protein, producing MKNWLIVLSAAVALLVPASAQQSAKELPSAPSATVQQQQQKNTPPSAPVQQAKPDATKPSASNTQPSATPPATTPSDGQSTPKAGGSVAPQSQPPAAQSAQQPNGSSQQAPETEGDPIETFRVKVSEVNLIFTVTDKRGRFVKDLKKDDIRVLDDNKPPASIVNFRSETDLPLRVGLLVDSSNSIRDRFKFEQEAAIEFLNQIVRPKSDQAFVIGFDSAAEVTQDFTDSTEKLSKGVRVLRPGGGTALFDAVFFACRDKLMNASAAGPTRRAIILLSDGEDNQSRVTREEAIEMAQRAEVIVYAISTNISGVKTRGDKVLERFAETTGGRTFFPFKLQDVADAFSEIQDELRSQYAVAYKPADFVADGRYRPIAISAANQKNLRVRARKGYYAPKQ
- a CDS encoding NAD(P)/FAD-dependent oxidoreductase translates to MNPTSANPGRKETAIIIGAGPAGLTAAYELLNRTDILPVVLEKSTYMGGLSRTVEYKGNRIDIGGHRFFSKSDRVMDWWLQHMPLENENAAGQTIGYQNHKRPIPINAPIGQAEKNGHRVMLLRERKSRIYFLRKFFDYPIQLSANLLRNLGIIRVVRIGCSYMWTAMFPPKRIENLEQFYISRFGRELYRTFFKSYTEKVWGVPCEKISAEWGAQRVKGLSISKTIAHVLKKALTRAKDVRQKNTETSLIEQFMYPKFGPGQLWEIVAEKVKAMGGEIYTDFAVEAIKTDGHRVVAVDARDGNGDRWEFRGEYFFSTMPVKELTNALEADVPQNVREISNGLQYRDFITVGLLVNRLVVKDKDAPAGLIKDNWIYIQEPEVAAGRLQIFNNWSPYMVRDPNTVWIGVEYFCYESDGLWSKSDSETAGLAARELEQIGIIQQSDVLDSTVIRVPKTYPAYFGAYERFEEVRSYLDSFENLFLVGRNGMHKYNNQDHSMLTAMTAVDNIRTGRTDKSNIWAVNTEMEYHEEKAEDAAEPRAA
- a CDS encoding VWA domain-containing protein encodes the protein MRLGIRLGLLFAIACWLTAVPLPAPAQNSAPQSASQQAGSQQQQDQEPLETFKVDVNVVSLYFNVKDKKGALIPSLKKEDFQVFEDGKPQTIKYFTAESNQPLTLGLMIDTSGSQTRVLPFEQEAGSQFLRDVLRDKDLAFVISFDVNVELLQDFTSSGQSLRAALNRARVNTGGGSGGVPGIGQGPVPVSRPRGTLLYDAIFLGSDEKLKQEVGRKAMIILTDGEDQGSQISVRDAIEAAQKSDAICYVLLIEDNAQYNGFGAGEMKKLAQETGGRVIEVGNESKKLREAFQQISNELRSQYSIGYTPTNQKHDGTYRKVEIKTTAEGFKVQSRKGYYATKQ
- a CDS encoding GTPase domain-containing protein is translated as MSFINFAAREINCKIVYYGAGLGGKTTNLQHIYDKTAEKQKGKMISLATESDRTLFFDFLPLDLGTVRGFKTRFHLYTVPGQVFYDASRKLILRGVDGVVFVADSQEERMDANIEALENLVDNLKEHGYDHQKIPYVLQLNKRDLPNALPVDTLKKELVKRNEAVFEAVAFQGNGVFETLKEVARQVLIELKKG